A genomic segment from Ruegeria sp. TM1040 encodes:
- a CDS encoding trypsin-like serine peptidase, with protein sequence MCTGTLIAPNLVLTAAHCVYDARTGQRVNPRGIRFEAGLDGRRVKAQRSVSKAVVHPAYEFRTGGNSQLGADLAVLRLSQPINRSDIRPFAMSASANQGASVDVLSYSYHNATRASREQDCQVLSRRTRTLVMSCRVDFGASGAPVLEITPGQPPKIVSVISSKAAMGRRPVSIGTALDRTLRAMMQNAI encoded by the coding sequence ATGTGCACCGGCACGTTGATTGCACCAAATCTGGTACTAACGGCGGCGCATTGCGTGTATGACGCTCGCACCGGCCAGCGGGTGAACCCGCGCGGTATCCGTTTTGAAGCGGGGCTTGATGGGCGCCGGGTCAAAGCGCAGCGTTCTGTGTCAAAAGCAGTGGTGCATCCGGCCTATGAATTCCGCACCGGCGGAAACTCGCAGCTCGGTGCCGATCTTGCGGTTCTGCGTCTGTCTCAGCCGATCAACCGCTCTGACATCCGCCCCTTTGCGATGTCGGCCTCCGCCAATCAGGGCGCCAGCGTGGATGTGCTCTCTTATAGCTATCACAACGCCACCCGCGCCAGCCGCGAACAGGATTGTCAGGTGCTGTCGCGGCGGACCCGGACCCTCGTGATGTCGTGCAGAGTGGATTTTGGGGCCTCGGGTGCTCCGGTTCTGGAAATCACGCCCGGCCAGCCGCCCAAGATCGTCTCGGTGATCTCGTCCAAGGCTGCCATGGGGCGTCGCCCGGTCTCGATCGGAACGGCTCTGGACCGGACCCTGCGGGCGATGATGCAAAACGCGATCTGA
- a CDS encoding ArsJ-associated glyceraldehyde-3-phosphate dehydrogenase has translation MTVYAVNGLGRMGKLALNPLLERGAQIAWINDAVGDAEMHAHLLEFDTVHGRWDAEFTCDAESITIDGTRLPVLNKTNLADLPLDGVDVVIDCTGVFKTDAKLAPYFEAGVKKVVVSAPVKDGDAANIVMGVNHDIYDPSRHRIVTAASCTTNCLAPVVKVLHEGIGIKHGSMTTIHDVTNTQTIVDRPAKDLRRARSALNSLIPTTTGSATAITLIYPELEGKLNGHAVRVPLLNASLTDCVFEVARDTTVEEVNAFFKEAANGALDGILGYELRPLVSADYTNDTRSSIVDAPSTMVVNGTQVKIYAWYDNEMGYAHRLVDVAMMVGESL, from the coding sequence ATGACCGTCTACGCAGTAAATGGCCTCGGCCGGATGGGCAAACTGGCCCTCAACCCCCTGCTCGAGCGCGGCGCTCAGATCGCCTGGATCAATGACGCGGTGGGCGATGCTGAAATGCACGCGCATCTTCTGGAGTTTGACACGGTTCATGGCCGCTGGGACGCAGAATTCACATGCGATGCCGAAAGCATCACCATCGACGGCACCCGCCTGCCCGTTCTGAACAAGACCAATCTTGCGGATCTGCCGCTGGACGGCGTTGATGTCGTGATCGACTGTACCGGCGTTTTTAAGACCGACGCAAAGCTTGCACCTTACTTTGAGGCTGGCGTAAAAAAGGTCGTGGTCTCTGCCCCGGTCAAGGACGGAGATGCGGCGAATATCGTGATGGGTGTCAATCATGACATCTATGACCCGTCCCGCCATCGGATTGTGACCGCGGCAAGCTGCACCACTAACTGCCTCGCGCCCGTGGTCAAAGTGCTGCACGAGGGGATCGGCATCAAACACGGATCAATGACAACGATCCATGACGTAACCAATACCCAGACCATCGTGGACCGCCCTGCCAAGGATCTGCGGCGCGCGCGCTCGGCGCTCAACTCGCTGATCCCGACCACCACCGGCAGCGCCACGGCGATCACGCTGATCTACCCGGAGCTAGAAGGGAAGCTGAACGGCCACGCCGTGCGGGTGCCGCTTCTCAATGCCTCACTCACGGATTGCGTCTTTGAGGTCGCGCGCGACACCACCGTTGAAGAGGTGAATGCCTTTTTCAAGGAGGCTGCCAATGGCGCACTCGACGGCATCCTTGGCTATGAGCTGCGCCCGCTGGTCTCGGCCGATTACACCAACGACACGCGGTCCTCTATTGTGGATGCGCCTTCGACCATGGTCGTGAACGGAACGCAGGTGAAGATCTATGCGTGGTACGACAATGAGATGGGCTATGCGCATCGTCTGGTGGACGTGGCGATGATGGTGGGTGAGAGCCTGTGA
- a CDS encoding HlyD family type I secretion periplasmic adaptor subunit: protein MSIAADMDILEGTHGASRMIKLVALVLVMFVTWAGFASVDEIVRADGQVVSSSRAQIVQNLEGGILAELYVRQGDTVQAGQILAKLQDTKFRAASDDLQDQIDALEIKQYRLEAEIEGAYEFAVPDALASRSPDILASERALLKARQSDFDSRRNSAEDILRQLKNELSNLQSLHEQKIVALLEVNEAKKKVSDAQAKFDEIGTQAELTLAEEYSDTLRELTSLRQEQRLARDQLDRTVITSPMAGIVNSLAVTTIGGVVRPGDEILEIIPLGEELFVEARVKPEDIANVQRGQDVTIKLTAYDYTIYGSLRGKVDIVSADTFEDERDPRAAPFYRVTVRVDRSSLTARQKQIEIRPGMRATAELQTGSKTILSYLLKPLYKSREAFREP from the coding sequence ATGAGCATCGCAGCAGACATGGACATCCTTGAAGGCACCCATGGCGCCAGCCGCATGATCAAGCTGGTGGCGCTGGTGCTCGTTATGTTTGTCACCTGGGCCGGTTTCGCCTCGGTGGACGAGATCGTGCGCGCCGACGGACAGGTTGTCTCCTCCTCGCGGGCGCAAATCGTACAGAACCTCGAAGGCGGCATCCTTGCGGAACTCTATGTGCGTCAGGGCGATACCGTGCAGGCCGGGCAGATCCTCGCCAAGCTGCAGGATACCAAATTTCGGGCAGCCTCAGACGACCTTCAAGACCAGATTGATGCGCTTGAGATCAAGCAATACCGCCTCGAGGCGGAGATCGAGGGAGCCTATGAGTTTGCCGTCCCTGACGCACTGGCAAGCCGTTCACCGGACATCCTTGCCTCGGAACGCGCGCTGCTCAAGGCGCGTCAGAGCGACTTTGACAGCCGCCGCAACAGCGCCGAGGACATCCTGCGGCAGCTGAAGAACGAGCTTTCCAACCTGCAGTCCCTGCACGAACAGAAGATTGTCGCACTGCTTGAGGTGAACGAGGCCAAGAAAAAGGTGAGCGACGCGCAGGCCAAATTCGACGAGATCGGTACCCAGGCCGAATTGACGCTCGCCGAAGAATATTCCGACACCCTGCGCGAGCTGACTTCGCTGCGTCAGGAACAGCGGCTTGCGCGTGACCAGCTTGACCGGACGGTCATCACCTCGCCCATGGCGGGGATCGTCAACAGCCTCGCCGTGACCACAATCGGTGGCGTGGTGCGCCCCGGTGATGAGATCCTCGAGATCATTCCTTTGGGCGAAGAGCTCTTTGTCGAAGCCCGTGTCAAACCCGAAGACATCGCCAATGTGCAGCGCGGGCAGGATGTGACCATCAAGCTCACCGCCTATGACTACACGATTTATGGTTCGCTCCGGGGCAAGGTGGACATCGTGTCCGCCGATACCTTTGAGGATGAGCGCGACCCCCGCGCGGCCCCGTTTTACCGGGTCACCGTGCGCGTAGACCGCTCCAGCCTGACCGCGCGCCAGAAACAAATCGAAATCCGCCCAGGCATGCGCGCCACGGCAGAGCTGCAAACCGGATCAAAGACGATCCTCAGTTACCTGTTGAAACCGCTCTATAAATCACGCGAAGCCTTCCGGGAGCCATAG
- a CDS encoding helix-turn-helix domain-containing protein — MEKEIPLRLSVLGHPQRLMVFRLLMRRYPDRVPAGEIATALDVKPSTLSSYLSALMQAGLVTQTREGTWLNYQVDMTGMRETLDALFLDCCRGRPDLCVPASADMTSEVPAMPDSKYNVLFICTGNSARSIFAETILHSEGAERFNVYSAGTRPYSELNPVALDVLRSKGHDVSRLRAKNVSEFIGDTAPKFDFVFTVCDRAANEECPAWEGQPISGHWGMPDPVKAEGSEAEQSLAFQQAYGTLKNRIRAFAALPFTELDRISLQRAVDDIARTH, encoded by the coding sequence ATGGAAAAAGAGATTCCCCTTCGCCTGTCCGTTCTGGGCCACCCGCAGCGCCTCATGGTGTTTCGGCTTTTGATGCGCCGCTATCCCGACCGTGTTCCTGCGGGAGAGATCGCGACAGCGCTGGATGTGAAGCCCAGTACATTGTCGTCATATTTATCTGCTTTGATGCAGGCCGGATTGGTGACGCAAACCCGCGAGGGCACATGGCTCAACTATCAGGTCGATATGACAGGCATGCGCGAAACGCTTGATGCCCTGTTTCTCGACTGCTGCCGTGGCCGTCCGGACCTCTGCGTTCCCGCGTCTGCAGACATGACATCAGAGGTCCCCGCCATGCCCGACTCTAAATACAATGTCCTCTTCATCTGTACCGGCAACTCTGCCCGGTCGATCTTTGCCGAAACGATCCTGCACAGCGAGGGCGCCGAGCGGTTCAATGTCTACTCGGCGGGCACCCGCCCCTATTCCGAGCTGAACCCGGTCGCGCTCGACGTGTTGCGCAGCAAGGGCCATGACGTGAGCCGGCTGCGCGCAAAGAACGTCTCCGAGTTTATCGGGGATACCGCGCCAAAGTTCGACTTCGTCTTTACCGTCTGTGATCGCGCCGCCAATGAGGAATGCCCGGCGTGGGAAGGTCAGCCGATCTCTGGCCACTGGGGCATGCCTGACCCGGTCAAGGCCGAAGGCAGCGAAGCGGAACAGAGTCTCGCCTTTCAGCAGGCCTATGGCACGCTCAAGAACCGGATCCGCGCCTTTGCCGCCCTGCCCTTTACGGAGCTGGACCGGATTTCGCTGCAACGGGCGGTTGACGACATCGCCCGCACACACTGA
- the arsJ gene encoding organoarsenical effux MFS transporter ArsJ, which produces MTQSPAQNGLAAYMAVTAAYWAFMLTDGALRMLVLLHFHTLGFSPVQLAYLFILYEIAGMVTNLSAGWIAARFGLTTTLYAGLALQVVALLALTQLDPGWQIATSVAFVMGVQGLSGVAKDLAKMASKSAVKLLAPKEGDGLFRWVAVLTGSKNAVKGLGFGLGAVLLALAGFTWATLGMALILAAILIAVLIAMPKGLPTGRKGAKFSEVFSKSANINWLSAARVFLFGARDVWFVVGIPVYFYAVISDGTEASNRAAFFMIGSFMAVWIICYGAVQAAAPRILRASSRSEAELISAARHWASLLALVPAALTVAVVMSGAPAPWLTATLVIGLLLFGALFAVNSSLHSYLILAFSKDERVTMDVGFYYMANAGGRLLGTLLSGLTYQLGGVAACLGTAALMIALSALAAGRLSAPTSERATA; this is translated from the coding sequence GTGACCCAATCGCCCGCGCAAAATGGCCTCGCCGCCTATATGGCGGTGACCGCAGCCTATTGGGCCTTCATGCTCACGGATGGCGCGCTGCGCATGTTGGTGCTGTTGCACTTTCACACGCTGGGCTTCAGCCCGGTGCAGCTGGCCTATCTCTTTATACTCTACGAGATCGCGGGCATGGTCACCAACCTCTCGGCGGGCTGGATTGCTGCGCGTTTCGGGTTGACGACCACACTTTATGCGGGGCTTGCGCTGCAAGTGGTGGCGCTGCTTGCATTGACGCAGCTTGATCCCGGCTGGCAGATCGCCACGTCGGTTGCCTTTGTGATGGGAGTTCAGGGCCTGTCGGGTGTGGCGAAGGATCTGGCCAAGATGGCGTCCAAATCTGCCGTGAAACTGCTCGCCCCCAAAGAAGGCGACGGGCTGTTTCGCTGGGTTGCGGTGCTGACAGGGTCCAAGAACGCGGTCAAAGGGCTGGGCTTTGGGCTGGGCGCGGTGCTTCTGGCGCTTGCCGGGTTCACATGGGCCACGCTCGGAATGGCGCTGATCCTGGCCGCGATCCTGATTGCGGTTCTGATCGCGATGCCAAAGGGGCTGCCGACGGGACGCAAAGGCGCGAAATTTTCCGAGGTCTTCTCCAAGTCCGCCAACATCAACTGGCTCTCGGCGGCACGGGTGTTTCTCTTCGGGGCGCGCGATGTGTGGTTCGTGGTCGGCATTCCGGTCTACTTCTACGCCGTCATCTCGGACGGCACCGAGGCCAGCAACCGCGCGGCGTTCTTCATGATCGGCAGCTTCATGGCAGTCTGGATCATCTGCTACGGGGCGGTGCAAGCGGCGGCGCCGCGCATCCTACGGGCCTCGAGCCGCTCTGAGGCAGAGCTGATTTCCGCCGCGCGGCACTGGGCGAGCCTGCTGGCGTTGGTTCCGGCGGCGCTGACCGTGGCCGTGGTGATGTCTGGCGCGCCCGCGCCTTGGCTCACGGCAACACTGGTCATCGGCCTCTTGCTGTTTGGGGCGCTCTTTGCGGTGAACTCCTCCCTGCATTCCTACCTGATCCTTGCCTTCTCCAAGGACGAGCGGGTCACGATGGATGTGGGCTTTTACTACATGGCCAATGCGGGTGGGCGGCTCCTGGGCACGTTGCTTTCTGGTCTCACCTATCAACTGGGCGGGGTCGCGGCCTGCCTTGGCACCGCAGCCCTGATGATCGCACTTAGCGCATTGGCTGCAGGGCGCCTCTCTGCCCCTACATCTGAAAGAGCCACGGCATGA
- the arsB gene encoding ACR3 family arsenite efflux transporter: MSIFEKYLSLWVALAMTAGIALGSLAPGVMEAIAALEVARVNLVVAALIWAMVYPMMIGVNPRSLRDVARQPKGLAITLVVNWLIKPFTMAALGVLFFEVVFAPFLEPQDAQQYIAGLILLGAAPCTAMVFVWSQLTRGDESYTLLQVSVNDLIMVVAFAPIVAFLLGVTDIEVPWSTLILSAVLFVALPLMAGLWTRNRLAEEARITAFLARIKPLSMLGLITTVVILFGLQGQVILDRPSVIAMIAVPILIQSYGIFFLAYGAAYALRVPHRIAAPCALIGTSNFFELAVAVAISLFGLHSGAALATVVGVLVEVPVMLTLVAFANRTRARFALTGADHQAS; this comes from the coding sequence ATGAGCATCTTCGAGAAATACCTGAGCCTCTGGGTGGCATTGGCGATGACGGCCGGCATTGCGCTTGGCAGTCTGGCCCCCGGCGTGATGGAGGCCATCGCCGCGCTGGAGGTGGCCCGTGTCAATTTAGTGGTCGCGGCACTGATCTGGGCCATGGTTTACCCGATGATGATTGGCGTGAACCCACGAAGCCTACGAGATGTGGCGCGCCAGCCCAAGGGCCTTGCGATCACGCTGGTGGTCAACTGGCTGATCAAACCCTTTACCATGGCCGCACTTGGCGTGCTGTTCTTCGAGGTGGTCTTTGCGCCCTTTCTGGAGCCACAAGACGCACAGCAGTATATCGCGGGGCTGATCCTTTTGGGGGCCGCGCCCTGCACCGCGATGGTTTTTGTGTGGTCGCAACTCACCCGGGGCGACGAAAGCTACACCCTGCTGCAAGTCTCGGTGAACGATCTCATCATGGTGGTGGCCTTTGCCCCTATCGTGGCCTTTCTCTTGGGTGTCACGGACATTGAGGTGCCATGGAGCACGCTGATCCTGTCGGCGGTGCTGTTTGTTGCTCTGCCGCTGATGGCCGGTCTCTGGACCCGCAACCGTTTGGCGGAAGAGGCGCGTATCACGGCCTTTCTCGCACGGATCAAACCGCTCTCGATGCTGGGGCTGATCACAACGGTGGTGATCCTGTTTGGCCTGCAAGGTCAGGTCATTCTGGACCGCCCGAGCGTGATTGCGATGATCGCCGTGCCCATCCTGATCCAGAGCTACGGGATCTTCTTTCTCGCCTATGGCGCCGCCTATGCGCTGCGGGTGCCACATCGGATCGCAGCACCCTGCGCGCTGATCGGGACGTCGAATTTCTTTGAACTGGCGGTGGCTGTCGCGATCAGCCTCTTTGGGCTTCACTCCGGGGCGGCGCTCGCAACCGTGGTTGGCGTACTGGTCGAGGTTCCAGTGATGCTGACACTGGTGGCCTTTGCCAATCGCACCCGTGCCAGGTTTGCCTTGACCGGAGCAGACCACCAGGCAAGCTGA